AAAGAAAATTGAACTGGCTGATTTCGCCGGCAAAACGGTCTTGGTCAGTTTTTTTACGGCAGGCTGCAATTTATGCGTACGCGATCTCAAGCTCATGCGTGAATTTTACGTTGGCAATGCCAAGCGCAAGTTTGTGTTGTTAGCTGTCAACATCGATCAAAATAAGCAGGATTTTGATACTTATTTGCAATTAATTAATTTAGCTATACCGAAAGAGCAGCGTTTTCCGCTGCTTTGGCGCGGTATGGCCGGGCATAACGATAATTTCGGTACAGTTATCAGCCAGCCTACGCATTTCGTCATTAATCCTCAGGGCCAACTGCTGCTCAAACGCGAAGGCAGTTTCCGTCCGGAAGATTGGGATAATCTGTGGGAATCCCTGCCCTCATAATTCCAGTGGCAAGCTCCAGTGGTAAGGGATGAGGTCGTGGCGTACCACCGCGCGTTGTTGCTGTCGTCGCGCCAGGCTGGCGGGGCTCCAGGTGCGTTCCCAGCCCGGTGGATAACTGAGTTGCCACTCTGTGGCCGGCGTGACCCGTTCGCGCACCGCGAACACCGGTAAGTACAGCGGTAAGGGGCAAGCCGGGGTATCGGCACCGAGGCTGTAGGCGTAGTGCGGCAGCAAGGCATCGCAAATGCTGGCAAACCAGGCGCTGTGGTCTTCATCGCGTCCGAGTGCCGCGGCCAGACCGGCCGGATCGAAGCTGGCCAAGGCGGTGATCAATTCCGCGCTGTCGGCACCGGGCGCATCGCCCCAACCCATGACGGGGTTGCGGTTGTAATCGGCGCCGGAACCGTACCAACCGGGCCGCAAGGGGCGTTCCATCCACTGTCTGGTACCGCAAAATAATTGCCAGCGCCAATGCAGGCCGGAAGCATGCGGCCAACTGTATAAATATAATTTCTGGTAGCCGGCAC
The sequence above is drawn from the Undibacterium sp. CCC3.4 genome and encodes:
- a CDS encoding TlpA disulfide reductase family protein; the encoded protein is MIKKSLLLSITLASLFSCAILSDARAAQSVAAPALKQQMSLSGTDANGKKIELADFAGKTVLVSFFTAGCNLCVRDLKLMREFYVGNAKRKFVLLAVNIDQNKQDFDTYLQLINLAIPKEQRFPLLWRGMAGHNDNFGTVISQPTHFVINPQGQLLLKREGSFRPEDWDNLWESLPS
- a CDS encoding L-asparaginase, producing MKPIAPGTVIFDRHRGYGVLTSVNLLTGWVAARFGAEKRVLDLNLSSDGIVHADGTPILFRRSPPERMPHARLMAMVRQLHGAGYQKLYLYSWPHASGLHWRWQLFCGTRQWMERPLRPGWYGSGADYNRNPVMGWGDAPGADSAELITALASFDPAGLAAALGRDEDHSAWFASICDALLPHYAYSLGADTPACPLPLYLPVFAVRERVTPATEWQLSYPPGWERTWSPASLARRQQQRAVVRHDLIPYHWSLPLEL